The sequence below is a genomic window from Pseudomonas cremoricolorata.
TCATCCATGTCTCTCCTGAAACCCTCGCGCCGAGCCGCTCGAATCAAGAGGCTTGCGGCGACGTCGATGACGCTCGAGGGATTCAGGACATTCCAGCGAAGCAGCCTAGCGCCTACAACTGACAGAACTGACAGGCCGCCCGGATAACCAAGGCCCTACTGCACGATCAGATTGTTGAACAGCAAGTCTTCGACGATCGGCTTGCCCTCTTCGCTTTCCAGCACTTGCTGGACTTGCTTCAAGGCCTCCTGGCGCAGCCGCTCCTTGGCTTCGACGTTACTCATGCTGTCAAGGGTCTGCTGGGTGAACAAGGCAACCAGCTGATTGCGAATCAGCGGCTCGTGCAGCTTCACCGCCGCAGCCGCCTCGGCGCCGGTCACGCGCAGAGCGACATCGGCCTTGTACACGTGCAGTTTCGGGCTGCCATCGAGGGCGTAGTTGCCCACGAATGGCGGGGTCAGGCTGTAGTAGGAGACCTTGGCCTCTCCTTCCTTGGCTTCCTCTTCAGCCAGTGCCGCCATGGGTAGCAACAAGGCCAGCACCATCAAGATCCACGCTTTCACGGTTCAGCTCCTTTCGTAGTTGGCGCCAGCTTAACCAGCGAGTGCAGTAAACCCAAGCGCATCGATTCGCACTTGGGCATTGCTACAGGTATCGGCCAACGTCGGCAAAGAAAGAGGCCCGCCGTGGTGTCACGCGCTGGATTGGCAGACTGCGCTCGGCAATCCTCACGCCTGACGCAAGGTATGACAGCGCTTGAAACGCGCCTCCAGGTTGCGATCAGGCATCTGATGATCACGCAGGGCATGCAGGGTCTGCTCGACGTAATCGCGGGTGCTGCCGAAGCGTCCTTCAGCCCTGGCGAGAATCTCGCTGAGCAGTGTGTCCGGCAGGTTACCGGCGTAACACGGCAGATGCCGTTCGAGCACGAAGCCCAGCGCCTGCACCTTGCTGCCGTCGTCCAGCCGGCAATTGAGCCAGTGCGGACGGTAGGCCGGGTACGGCATCTCGCGCTGCCACAGCGCCATCAGCGAATCTTCCAGGCTGCCTTCGTCGAGGCGATAGGCGAAGCCGCTGCACGAGCCGCCGCGGTCGAGCCCGAAGACCAGCCCAGGCGTCTGCGGTGTACCACGGTGCGCGTGCGACCACAGGTACAGACCGCGGTGATAGCCATGCACCCTGGCGCGCTGTCGCTCCAGGGTATTGCCCTCGGGACGCCAGATCAACGAGCCGTAGGCAAACAGCCAGACCGGGCCACCGGCATGGCGCGACATGGTCGAGGTCATCGAGTGGAGTAATTGCTCGTGGCTCAGTTGCGGGCCGAAATCGAGCCGTGGAGGGTAGGAGACTTTCCAGGACGTAGGTTCACTTACCGCCATAACGTGCCGCCATTGCTTCTCATAAAACACTGGAGCATCGAACTGTAACTGAGTGATGCCGTTATGAACTTACCGTACGGCGGAACGGTCGCCGCTTTCAAGTCCGTCGAGCGCTATTGACCCGGTTCTGATAAACCGTCTTGGCATAACGACCTGCCTGCGGTTTCTATGCCAGACGCCCTGGCGTGCCTTGGCAGGGCGCCGGTGCAGTCAGCCGCGCGGTGCGTAGGCGAACACGTCAGCACGCATCTGGTGCGCATCCATCCCTGCCTCCACCAGCGCATCCAGGGTGGCGTAGACCATGGCCGGCGAACCGCTGGCGTAGACGTGTACGTGGGTAAGCTCGGCGATGTCTTCGCACACCGCTTCATGCAACAGCCCGCAGCGCCCGTCCCAGCCGCACAGGTCGCTGACCACCTTGTGCAGGAACAGGTTGGGACGTTGCGCCCACTCGTCCCAGTGCTCGATCTGGTAGAAATCCTCGGGCCGGCGCACGCCCCAGTACAGGTGCACGGGGTGCGTGAAGTCCTGCGCCCGGCAGTGCTCCAGCAAGCTGTGCATCTGCGCCATGCCGGTGCCGGCAGCGATCAGCACCAGCGGCCCGTCCGGCAACTCGGCCAGGTGCGCGTCGCCGAACGGCAGCTCCAGGCGCGCCAGACGCTCGCGCTGCAACTGCTCGATCAACAGTCGGGCCCCGCCTTCGCGGGCAAGAATGTGCATTTCCAGATCGCGCCCGCTGTGCGGCGCCGAAGCCAGGGAAAACGCCGCCTTGCTCGCGCCTTCACGCTCGATCATCAGGTACTGCCCGGCGTGATAACGCAGCGGTTTGCCGGCCGGAGCACGCAGGCGCACGCGCCAGACATCACCGCCCACCTCGACGCACTCGGTGAGGGTGCAGGCCAGCTTGCGTACGGGCAGCTCACCCAGTGCCAGCACGCCATCCCACAGCAGCACGCAATCCTCCAGTGGCTCGGCGATACAGGTGAACAGCTCACCGTGGTCACGCACTTCACCGTCCTGACGTACCCGCCCTTCCACCAGCAACGCCGCGCAGACGTGGCAGTTGCCATTGCGGCAGCTGTTGGGGCAGTCATAGCCCAGGCGCCGCGCCGCATCCAGAATCCGTTCTCCGGGCTCGAGTGCGAGCACTGCCCCGGATGGCTGCAAGGTTACCTGCATCACTCTATTCCCAACTGATCCCACAGCTCATCGATACGCCGGGTCACGGCCTCGTCCTTGACGATGGCACGCCCCCATTCACGCGTGGTTTCGCCCGGCCACTTGTGGGTGGCATCCAGACCCATCTTCGATCCCAGCCCCGACACGGGCGAGGCGAAGTCGAGGTAGTCGATCGGGGTATTGTCGATCATCACCGTGTCGCGCTTGGGGTCCATGCGCGTGGTGACAGCCCAGATCACATCGTTCCAGTCGCGGGCATTGATATCGTCGTCGGTCACGATAACGAACTTGGTGTACATGAACTGTCGCAGGAACGACCACACACCGAGCATCACGCGCTTGGCATGGCCGGGGTACTGTTTCTTGATAGTGACCACCGCCATGCGGTACGAGCAGCCCTCGGGCGGCAGGTAGAAGTCGACGATCTCGGGAAACTGCTTTTGCAGAATCGGCACGAACACTTCGTTCAATGCCACGCCGAGGATGGCCGGTTCATCCGGTGGACGCCCGGTGTAGGTGCTGTGGTAGATCGGCTGGCGGCGATGGGTGATGCGCTCGACGGTGAACACCGGAAAACTGTCCACCTCGTTGTAGTAGCCGGTGTGATCGCCGTACGGCCCCTCGGGCGCCATTTCGCCGGGGTGGATGACCCCTTCGAGAATGATTTCCGCGGTGGCCGGCACCTGCAGGTTGCTGCCGCGGCACTTGACCAGCTCGGTGCGGTTGCCGCGCAACAGGCCGGCGAAGGCGTACTCCGACAGGGTGTCAGGCACAGGCGTCACCGCGCCGAGAATGGTCGCCGGATCGGCGCCCAGGGCGACAGCCACGGGGAATGGTTCGCCAGGATGCTTCTCGCACCACTCGCGGTAGTCCAGCGCGCCGCCGCGATGGCTGAGCCAGCGCATGATGACCTTGTTGCGGCCAATCAACTGCTGACGGTAGATGCCCAGGTTCTGGCGGTCCTTGTTCGGGCCGCGGGTCACGGTCAGGCCCCAGGTGATCAGCGGGGCGACATCGCCTGGCCAGCAGTGCTGGATCGGCAACTGGTTGAGGTCGACATCATCGCCCTCCACCACCACTTCCTGGCACACCGCATCCTTGACCACCTTTGGCGCCATGGACACGACCTTCTTGAAGATCGGCAGTTTCGACCAGGCGTCCTTCAAGCCCTTGGGCGGCTCGGGCTCCTTGAGAAACGCCAGCAGCTTGCCGATTTCCCGCAGTTCCTCGACCGACTCGGCGCCCATGCCCATGGCTACGCGCTCCGGGGTGCCGAACAGGTTGCCCAGCACCGGGATATCGAAGCCGGTGGGTTTCTCGAAGAGCAAGGCCGGGCCCTTGGCCCGCAGCGTGCGGTCACAGACCTCGGTCATTTCCAGCACGGGGGAAATCGGAACCTGGATGCGCTTGAGCTCGCCGCGCTGCTCCAGGCCTCGGATGAAGTCGCGTAGGTCGCGATACTGCATGCGTGAGCCTCGTATTGGCCGTATCGGTCGGTAAAGGGGGAGCGCAATGCATTGAGGCCGCGTCGCCTGCCTTCGCAGATAAACCCGCGCCCACAGATTGCGGACCTGTGGGAGCGGGTTTACCCGCGAAAGGCTGCGAATCGGCCCCAATCATGCCTGATCGAGCGCGCTTACTTGCGCTTCATCGACAGGAAGAACTCGTCGTTGGTCTTGGTCTGCTTGAGCTTGTCGGTGAGGAACTCGATGGCGGCGATCTCGTCCATCGGGTGCAGCAGCTTGCGCAGAATCCACATGCGCTGCAGTTCGTCGTCGGCGGTCAGCAACTCTTCGCGACGGGTGCCGGAGCGGTTGATGTTGATGGCCGGGAATACGCGTTTTTCAGCGATGCGACGGTCCAGGGGCAGTTCCATGTTGCCGGTACCCTTGAACTCTTCGTAGATGACTTCATCCATCTTCGAGCCGGTTTCCACCAGCGCGGTGGCGATGATGGTCAGCGAACCGCCTTCCTCGATGTTGCGCGCCGCACCGAAGAAGCGCTTGGGTTTCTCAAGCGCGTGGGCGTCTACACCACCGGTGAGCACCTTGCCCGAGCTCGGGATCACGGTGTTGTAGGCGCGGGCCAGACGAGTGATGGAGTCGAGCAGAATGACCACGTCCTTCTTGTGCTCAACCAGGCGCTTGGCCTTCTCGATGACCATTTCGGCAACCTGTACGTGACGGGTCGGTGGCTCATCGAAGGTCGAGGCGACCACTTCGCCGCGCACGGTGCGCTGCATCTCGGTCACTTCTTCCGGGCGCTCGTCGATCAGCAGGACGATCAGGTGGCACTCGGGGTTGTTGCGGGTAATGTTGGCCGCGATGTTCTGCAGCATGATGGTCTTGCCCGCCTTCGGCGGCGCGACGATCAGGCCGCGCTGGCCTTTGCCGATCGGGGCGCACAGGTCGATGACGCGGCCGGTCAGGTCTTCGGTGGAACCGTTGCCGGCTTCCATCTTCAGGCGCTTGTTGGGGAACAGCGGCGTGAGGTTTTCGAACAGGATCTTGTTCTTGGCGTTTTCCGGACGGTCGAAGTTGATGGTATCGACCTTCAGCAGCGCGAAGTAGCGCTCCCCTTCCTTCGGCGGGCGGATCTTGCCGACGATGGTGTCGCCGGTGCGCAGGTTGAAGCGGCGGATCTGGCTGGGCGAGACATAGATGTCGTCAGGGCCGGCCAGATACGAAGCATCTGCCGAACGCAGGAAACCGAATCCATCCTGGAGAATCTCCAGCACGCCGTCACCCGAGATCTCTTCGCCGCTTTTCGCGTGTTTCTTCAACAGGGCGAAGATCACGTCCTGCTTGCGCGAGCGGGCCATGTTTTCGATGCCCATCTGCTCGGCCATTTCCAGCAGATCGGTAATCGGCTTTTGCTTGAGTTCTGTCAGGTTCATAAGGGGAGTGACGTAATCATGTAAGAAGGGAGAATTAAGCTTCTGGCTTAATGAAGCCGCGCCGCAAGATTGGCGACAGGATCGCGTACTGATTCGAATTAGGGATGCGTCGGCGACGGCGTGCAGAGGGCACTGGAGAAGCAGTGCGGGGCCGAATGTAACACTTGCTTTTTTCGGCGTCTAGTGGGCTAAAAAAGAAAAGCCCCGGATTTCCGGGGCTTTCGCAGATCAGATATTGGCGTCGATGAACGCAGCCAACTGCGACTTGGACAAGGCGCCGACCTTGGTCGCCTCGACGTTGCCGTTCTTGAACAGCATCAGCGTCGGGATACCGCGCACGCCGTGCTTGGCCGGGGTTTCCTGGTTTTCGTCGATGTTCAGCTTGGCGACGACCAGTTTGCCTTCATAGTCGGCGGCGACGGCGTCCAGCACCGGAGCGATCATCTTGCAAGGGCCACACCATTCAGCCCAGTAGTCGACCAGCACCGGTTGGTCGGCCTTGAGCACTTCTGCCTCGAACGTGGCGTCGGTGACGTGTTTGATAAGATCGCTGCTCATGGATATCTCCAGGTCATAAGGCAAAATCGGCTTCCATCATAGCCGTCCCTTCGTTCTACAGGAAGCCGAAGCCGATTGACTGTCGCTATGATGGCGCAAGACCCGACGAATCGAAACGGTCACATACCTGTCATAGGATGGACGACGGGTGCGCTGACGCTCAAGCGGCAGGCGCAGGTGCGTTCGGCCAGCTAATGTGAGGAACGATCGCCACCCTATCGAGCCCTTGTCCTGCATCAAAGCCCGGCCTTTCGCGCGTTGGCGTAGGCCAACGATCGTGTCACGATTGCCGGGTTATCGACCGAGAACTACCAGACCATGCCGCATAAAACCGCGAAGAACCTGTCTCTGATCGCCGCTATCGACCTCGGCTCCAACAGCTTCCACATGGTCGTCGCCAAGGCCCATCACACCGAGATCCGCATCCTCGAACGCCTGGGGGAGAAGGTCCAGCTCGCCGCCGGCATCGACGAAGACCGCCTGCTCAGCGAAGAGGCCATGGACCGTGGCCTGGAATGCCTCAAGCGCTTCGCCCAATTGATCAACGGCATGCCGCCGGGCGCGGTACGCATCGTGGGCACCAACGCCCTGCGCGAAGCGCGCAACCGTGCGGTGTTCATCCAGCGCGCCGAAGCCATCCTCGGCCATCCGGTGGAAGTCATTTCCGGCCGCGAAGAGGCGCGTCTGATCTACCTCGGCGTGTCGCACACCCTGGCCGATACCCCCGGCAAGCGCCTGGTGGCCGACATCGGCGGCGGCAGCACCGAGTTCATCATCGGCCAACGCTTCGAACCCCTATTGCGCGAAAGCCTGCAAATGGGTTGCGTCAGCTTCACCCAGCGCTATTTCCGTGATGGCAAGATCACCCCGGCACGCTACGCCCAGGCCTACACCGCTGCGCGCCTGGAACTGATGAGCATCGAAAACGCCCTGCACCGCCTGACCTGGGACGAAGCCATCGGCTCGTCCGGCACCATCCGCGCCATCGGCGCGGCGATCAAGGCCGGCGGCCTGGGCAATGGCGAAGTCAATGCCGAAGGCCTGGCCTGGGCCAAGCGCAAGCTGTTCAAGATGGGCGAAACCGACCGTATCGACTTCGAAGGGGTAAAACCCGACCGCCGCGCGATCTTCCCGGCAGGCCTGGCGATTCTGGAGGCGATTTTCGACGCCCTGGAACTGGCGCGCATGGACCACTGCGACGGCGCCTTGCGCGAAGGCGTACTGTTCGACCTGCTAGGCCGTCATCACCACGAAGACGTGCGTGAACGCACCCTCAACTCGCTGATGGAGCGCTACCACGTCGACCAGGGCCAGGCCGCCCGCGTCGAACGCAAGGCGCTGCATGCCTTCGATCAGGTAGCGGCTGCCTGGCAGCTGGAAGACGGCAACTGGCGCGACCTGCTGGGCTGGGCGGCAAAAGTGCATGAAGTCGGTCTGGACATCGCCCACTACCACTACCACAAGCACGGCGCCTACCTGCTGGAGCACTCCGACCTGGCCGGCTTTTCCCGCGAAGACCAGCAGATGATCGCGCTGCTGGTGCGCGGCCATCGGCGCAACATCCCCAAGGAACGCTTCGCTGAATTCGCTGAAGAAAGCGTGCAGCTGCTGCGCCTGTGCGTGCTGCTGCGCTTCGCCATCCTGTTCCATCACATCCGCGGCACCCAAGAGATGCCGACGGTGCAATTGCAGGCAGGCGCCAACAGCCTGGAGGTGATCTTCCCGGAAGGCTGGCTGGAACAACACCCGCTGACCCAGGCCGACTTCGCCAACGAGGCGGAGTGGCTGACCCGGGTCAACTTTGTCCTCAGCGTACGTTGAGGACCGGGTTGCTCAGGCGCTCGAGCAGTTGCGCCTGGGCATTGCGCGAGTTCTGGTTGCCGGTCGGGGTGCTGCGCACGTAGCGCCCGTCCGACTGCAGGGTCCAGGCGTGGGTGTTGTCGGTGAGGTAGCTTTCCAGCTCTTTCTTGACCCGCAACAGCAGCTTCTTGCCCTCGACCGGGAAGCAGGTCTCGACGCGCTTGTCGAGGTTGCGTTCCATCCAGTCGGCACTGGAGAGATAGATCTGCTCTTCCCCACCGTTGAGGAAGTAGAACACCCGGGTGTGTTCGAGGAAACGGCCAATGATGGAGCGCACGGTGATGTTGTGCGATACCCCGGCGATGCCGGGTCGCAGGCAGCACATGCCGCGCACTACCAGATCGATACGCACGCCTGACTGGCTGGCCTTGTACAGCGCCTTGATCACCTTGGCGTCGGTCAGCGAGTTGAATTTGGCGATGATGTGCGCCGGCTTGCCGTCCAGGGCGAACTGGGTCTCCCGGGCGATCATGTCGAGCATGCCCTTCTTCAGCGTGAACGGCGCATGCAGCAGCTTTTTCATGCGCAGGGTCTTGCCCATGCCGATCAGCTGGCTGAACAGTTTGCCGACGTCTTCGGTCAGCGCCGCATCGGAGGTGAGCATGCTGTAGTCGGTGTACAGGCGCGCATTACCGGCATGGTAGTTACCGGTACCGAGGTGGGCGTAGCGAACGATCTCGCCCTGTTCACGGCGCAGAATCAGCATCATCTTGGCGTGGGTCTTGAAGCCCACCACGCCGTAGATCACCACCGCGCCGGCCGCTTGCAGACGGCTGGCCATCTGCAGGTTGGACTCTTCGTCGAAACGCGCACGCAATTCGATGACTGCGGTCACTTCCTTGCCGTTACGCGCCGCATCGACCAGCGCATCGACGATCTCGGAGTTGGCGCCACTGCGGTACAGGGTCTGCCTCACCGCCAGCACGTGCGGGTCCTTGGCGGCCTGGCGCAGCAGGTCGACCACCGGAGTGAACGACTCGAACGGGTGCATCAGCAACACGTCCTGCTTGCTGATCACGCTGAAGATGTTGTCGCCGTTCTGCAGGATCTTCGGGATCGCTGGGGTGAACGGGGTGTATTGCAGCTCGGGGTGGCTGTCCAGCCCGGTGATGCTGAACAGGCGGGTCAGGTTGACCGGTCCATTGACCTGATACAGCTCGCTCTCGCTGAGGTTGAACTGCTTGAGCAGGTAGTCGGACAAGTGTTTGGGGCAGGTATCGGCCACTTCCAGGCGCACGGCATCGCCGTAACGGCGCGAGAACAGTTCACCGCGCAGGGCGCGGGCAAGGTCTTCGACGTCTTCGGAGTCCAGCGCCAGGTCGGCGTTTCGGGTCAGGCGGAACTGGTAGCAGCCCTTGACCTTCATGCCCTGGAACAGGTCATCGGCGTGGGCGTGGATCATCGACGACAGGAACACATGGTTGGCGCCGGGGCCACCGACCTCTTCCGGCACGCGAATCACGCGCGGCAACAGACGTGGCGCCGGGATGATCGCCAGGCCCGAATCGCGCCCGAAGGCATCGACACCTTCCAGCTCGACGATGAAGTTCAGGCTCTTGTTGACCAGCAGCGGGAACGGGTGGGTCGGATCGAGGCCGATCGGGGTGATGATCGGCGCGATCTCGTCGCGGAAGAAGCGCCGCACCCAGGTCTTGAGCTTGGGTGTCCAGTAACGGCGGCGAATGAAGCGAATCTGGTGTTTTTCCAGCTCTGGCAGCAGCACGTCGTTGAGGATCGCGTACTGGCGATCGACTTCGATGTGCACCAGTTCGCTGATCCGCGCCAGCGCCTGGTGCGGCTGCAAGCCATCGGCACCGGCCAGTTCCCGAGCGAAGGTGATCTGCTTCTTCAGCCCGGCGACGCGGATTTCGAAGAACTCATCCAGGTTGCTAGAGAAGATCAACAGGAACTTCAGCCGTTCGAGCAGCGGGTAACTCTCGTCCAACGCCTGTTCCAGCACGCGGATATTGAACTGCAACTGCGACAGCTCGCGATGAATGTACAGGCTGCTGTCGTCCAGGCCAGGCACGTTGATCACCGGGGTCGGGGGCGCTGGCGGCGCCTCGACCACAGGTTCGGCTGGCGGGGCCAGGTCCGGTGGTGTTTGCACCAGTTCTTCGGGCACGGCTTGGGCATCCTTGAGATCGACAGCGGTCAGCACTTCATTATTCATCGGACATTCCTGTAAGACAGGCCTGACAGAACGTGCCCGTTTGGGACAGCTCTGTCAGGACGTGCTCGGAGGCATCACTGCGCTTTGAGCATCTGTGCGGCTCGCACCGCGAAATAGGTCAGGACCCCATCGGCCCCTGCCCGTTTGAAAGCGGTCAGCGACTCGAGAATCACCGCCTCGCTGAGCCAGCCATTCTGAATGGCGGCCATGTGCATGGCGTACTCGCCGCTGACCTGGTAAACGAAAGTCGGAACCTTGAACTGGCTTTTGACCCGGTGAACGATATCCAGGTAGGGCATGCCTGGCTTGACCATGACCATGTCGGCGCCTTCGGCCAGATCGGTGGCCACTTCGTGCAGGGCCTCGTCACTGTTGGCCGGGTCCATCTGGTAGGACGCCTTGTTGGCCTTGCCCAGGTTCAGCGCCGAGCCGACTGCATCACGGAACGGGCCGTAGTAGGCGCTGGCGTATTTGGCCGAGTAGGCCATGATGCGCACGTTGACGTAACCGGCCACTTCCAGGGCCTCGCGAATCGCGCCCAGACGGCCATCCATCATGTCCGACGGCGCCACTACCTGGGCACCGGCTTCGGCATGGGACAGCGCCTGGCGCACCAGCGCATCGACGGTGATGTCGTTCTGTACGTAGCCTTCTTCGTCGAGAATGCCGTCCTGCCCGTGGGTGGTGAACGGGTCCAGCGCCACGTCGGTGATCACCCCCAGCTCCGGGAAGCGCTCGCGCAGGGCGCGGGTGGCGCGCTGGGCGATGCCGTCGGGGTTCCAGCCTTCGGCACCATCGAGCGACTTCTTCTCCACCGGGGTGACCGGGAACAGCGCCAGCGCCGGAATGCCCAGCTCCACCCAGCCTTGCGCTGCTTCTAGTAGCAGGTCGATGGACAGGCGCTCGACGCCCGGCATCGAAGGCACTTCTTCGCGGCGATTTTCGCCATCGAGGACGAACACCGGGTAGATCAGGTCATCGACGGTCAGAACGTTTTCGCGCACCAGCCGCCGGGAAAAATCGTCCCGACGGTTGCGGCGCAAACGGGTGGCAGGAAACATGCGATTGGCGGGGGTAAAGCTCACGGCAGACTCCTGAGCCCGCGCAGGCGGGCGAGCGCGACAGTTATAAGC
It includes:
- the trxA gene encoding thioredoxin TrxA, producing MSSDLIKHVTDATFEAEVLKADQPVLVDYWAEWCGPCKMIAPVLDAVAADYEGKLVVAKLNIDENQETPAKHGVRGIPTLMLFKNGNVEATKVGALSKSQLAAFIDANI
- a CDS encoding CDP-6-deoxy-delta-3,4-glucoseen reductase — translated: MQVTLQPSGAVLALEPGERILDAARRLGYDCPNSCRNGNCHVCAALLVEGRVRQDGEVRDHGELFTCIAEPLEDCVLLWDGVLALGELPVRKLACTLTECVEVGGDVWRVRLRAPAGKPLRYHAGQYLMIEREGASKAAFSLASAPHSGRDLEMHILAREGGARLLIEQLQRERLARLELPFGDAHLAELPDGPLVLIAAGTGMAQMHSLLEHCRAQDFTHPVHLYWGVRRPEDFYQIEHWDEWAQRPNLFLHKVVSDLCGWDGRCGLLHEAVCEDIAELTHVHVYASGSPAMVYATLDALVEAGMDAHQMRADVFAYAPRG
- a CDS encoding flagellar basal body-associated protein FliL; protein product: MKAWILMVLALLLPMAALAEEEAKEGEAKVSYYSLTPPFVGNYALDGSPKLHVYKADVALRVTGAEAAAAVKLHEPLIRNQLVALFTQQTLDSMSNVEAKERLRQEALKQVQQVLESEEGKPIVEDLLFNNLIVQ
- a CDS encoding gamma-glutamylcyclotransferase, with the protein product MAVSEPTSWKVSYPPRLDFGPQLSHEQLLHSMTSTMSRHAGGPVWLFAYGSLIWRPEGNTLERQRARVHGYHRGLYLWSHAHRGTPQTPGLVFGLDRGGSCSGFAYRLDEGSLEDSLMALWQREMPYPAYRPHWLNCRLDDGSKVQALGFVLERHLPCYAGNLPDTLLSEILARAEGRFGSTRDYVEQTLHALRDHQMPDRNLEARFKRCHTLRQA
- the hemB gene encoding porphobilinogen synthase encodes the protein MSFTPANRMFPATRLRRNRRDDFSRRLVRENVLTVDDLIYPVFVLDGENRREEVPSMPGVERLSIDLLLEAAQGWVELGIPALALFPVTPVEKKSLDGAEGWNPDGIAQRATRALRERFPELGVITDVALDPFTTHGQDGILDEEGYVQNDITVDALVRQALSHAEAGAQVVAPSDMMDGRLGAIREALEVAGYVNVRIMAYSAKYASAYYGPFRDAVGSALNLGKANKASYQMDPANSDEALHEVATDLAEGADMVMVKPGMPYLDIVHRVKSQFKVPTFVYQVSGEYAMHMAAIQNGWLSEAVILESLTAFKRAGADGVLTYFAVRAAQMLKAQ
- the ppx gene encoding exopolyphosphatase is translated as MPHKTAKNLSLIAAIDLGSNSFHMVVAKAHHTEIRILERLGEKVQLAAGIDEDRLLSEEAMDRGLECLKRFAQLINGMPPGAVRIVGTNALREARNRAVFIQRAEAILGHPVEVISGREEARLIYLGVSHTLADTPGKRLVADIGGGSTEFIIGQRFEPLLRESLQMGCVSFTQRYFRDGKITPARYAQAYTAARLELMSIENALHRLTWDEAIGSSGTIRAIGAAIKAGGLGNGEVNAEGLAWAKRKLFKMGETDRIDFEGVKPDRRAIFPAGLAILEAIFDALELARMDHCDGALREGVLFDLLGRHHHEDVRERTLNSLMERYHVDQGQAARVERKALHAFDQVAAAWQLEDGNWRDLLGWAAKVHEVGLDIAHYHYHKHGAYLLEHSDLAGFSREDQQMIALLVRGHRRNIPKERFAEFAEESVQLLRLCVLLRFAILFHHIRGTQEMPTVQLQAGANSLEVIFPEGWLEQHPLTQADFANEAEWLTRVNFVLSVR
- the ubiD gene encoding 4-hydroxy-3-polyprenylbenzoate decarboxylase, which codes for MQYRDLRDFIRGLEQRGELKRIQVPISPVLEMTEVCDRTLRAKGPALLFEKPTGFDIPVLGNLFGTPERVAMGMGAESVEELREIGKLLAFLKEPEPPKGLKDAWSKLPIFKKVVSMAPKVVKDAVCQEVVVEGDDVDLNQLPIQHCWPGDVAPLITWGLTVTRGPNKDRQNLGIYRQQLIGRNKVIMRWLSHRGGALDYREWCEKHPGEPFPVAVALGADPATILGAVTPVPDTLSEYAFAGLLRGNRTELVKCRGSNLQVPATAEIILEGVIHPGEMAPEGPYGDHTGYYNEVDSFPVFTVERITHRRQPIYHSTYTGRPPDEPAILGVALNEVFVPILQKQFPEIVDFYLPPEGCSYRMAVVTIKKQYPGHAKRVMLGVWSFLRQFMYTKFVIVTDDDINARDWNDVIWAVTTRMDPKRDTVMIDNTPIDYLDFASPVSGLGSKMGLDATHKWPGETTREWGRAIVKDEAVTRRIDELWDQLGIE
- the ppk1 gene encoding polyphosphate kinase 1, with product MNNEVLTAVDLKDAQAVPEELVQTPPDLAPPAEPVVEAPPAPPTPVINVPGLDDSSLYIHRELSQLQFNIRVLEQALDESYPLLERLKFLLIFSSNLDEFFEIRVAGLKKQITFARELAGADGLQPHQALARISELVHIEVDRQYAILNDVLLPELEKHQIRFIRRRYWTPKLKTWVRRFFRDEIAPIITPIGLDPTHPFPLLVNKSLNFIVELEGVDAFGRDSGLAIIPAPRLLPRVIRVPEEVGGPGANHVFLSSMIHAHADDLFQGMKVKGCYQFRLTRNADLALDSEDVEDLARALRGELFSRRYGDAVRLEVADTCPKHLSDYLLKQFNLSESELYQVNGPVNLTRLFSITGLDSHPELQYTPFTPAIPKILQNGDNIFSVISKQDVLLMHPFESFTPVVDLLRQAAKDPHVLAVRQTLYRSGANSEIVDALVDAARNGKEVTAVIELRARFDEESNLQMASRLQAAGAVVIYGVVGFKTHAKMMLILRREQGEIVRYAHLGTGNYHAGNARLYTDYSMLTSDAALTEDVGKLFSQLIGMGKTLRMKKLLHAPFTLKKGMLDMIARETQFALDGKPAHIIAKFNSLTDAKVIKALYKASQSGVRIDLVVRGMCCLRPGIAGVSHNITVRSIIGRFLEHTRVFYFLNGGEEQIYLSSADWMERNLDKRVETCFPVEGKKLLLRVKKELESYLTDNTHAWTLQSDGRYVRSTPTGNQNSRNAQAQLLERLSNPVLNVR
- the rho gene encoding transcription termination factor Rho, whose protein sequence is MNLTELKQKPITDLLEMAEQMGIENMARSRKQDVIFALLKKHAKSGEEISGDGVLEILQDGFGFLRSADASYLAGPDDIYVSPSQIRRFNLRTGDTIVGKIRPPKEGERYFALLKVDTINFDRPENAKNKILFENLTPLFPNKRLKMEAGNGSTEDLTGRVIDLCAPIGKGQRGLIVAPPKAGKTIMLQNIAANITRNNPECHLIVLLIDERPEEVTEMQRTVRGEVVASTFDEPPTRHVQVAEMVIEKAKRLVEHKKDVVILLDSITRLARAYNTVIPSSGKVLTGGVDAHALEKPKRFFGAARNIEEGGSLTIIATALVETGSKMDEVIYEEFKGTGNMELPLDRRIAEKRVFPAININRSGTRREELLTADDELQRMWILRKLLHPMDEIAAIEFLTDKLKQTKTNDEFFLSMKRK